In Clostridiaceae bacterium, the following are encoded in one genomic region:
- a CDS encoding DUF177 domain-containing protein, producing the protein MKLDVSTITKLSGRSMDVEFNGKIEALNDIVKDGKFDTVFLKGKLVNIDGVLELNGQISTKYRTGCYRCLKEVTKELSIKVSENFVREGSQTESDEYTYNENYVELEQMLIDNIVLHLPTRVLCSENCKGLCQKCGCDLNIKSCQCKEDNIDPRMETLKKFFES; encoded by the coding sequence ATGAAACTGGACGTATCAACTATTACAAAATTAAGCGGCCGCTCAATGGATGTGGAGTTTAATGGAAAAATTGAAGCCTTAAACGATATAGTAAAAGATGGCAAATTTGACACAGTTTTTTTAAAAGGAAAGCTTGTCAATATAGATGGCGTATTAGAGTTAAATGGCCAGATTTCAACCAAGTATAGAACGGGATGCTACAGGTGCCTCAAGGAAGTAACAAAAGAACTGTCTATTAAAGTCAGTGAGAATTTTGTGAGGGAAGGATCCCAAACAGAAAGTGATGAATATACTTATAACGAGAACTATGTAGAATTGGAACAGATGTTAATTGATAATATAGTTCTGCACCTTCCAACGAGAGTGTTATGCTCCGAAAACTGCAAAGGTTTATGTCAAAAATGCGGCTGTGATTTAAACATTAAAAGTTGCCAGTGTAAAGAAGATAATATTGATCCCAGGATGGAAACATTAAAAAAATTTTTTGAAAGTTAA
- a CDS encoding NAD(P)H-dependent glycerol-3-phosphate dehydrogenase, whose product MGVNISVIGAGSMGTAISILLSKNGHMVNMWTPFADEAVMINTLREHIHKLPGVLIPEGVRCTTDLQESLKGAGVIVLALPSQTVRQNVRDIAKLVKENIIIVNCSKGLEISTGFMLSQVIRQEIPNANIVALSGPSHAEEIARDIPTAVVAASEDKQVAEYVQDIFMSPKFRVYTSPDIIGVEIGGAIKNVIALCAGISDGLGYGDNTKAALMTRGIVEISRLGKAMGAKSQTFTGLTGIGDLIVTCTSMHSRNRRAGILIGQGRTPKEAQEEIKMVVEGINTCKPACTLALRHNVSMPITFQAYEILFNGKNPKQAVAELMTRDRTHEIEEVVLESDW is encoded by the coding sequence TTGGGAGTTAATATTTCAGTGATTGGTGCAGGCAGCATGGGTACTGCCATTTCTATTTTGTTATCTAAAAACGGCCACATGGTGAATATGTGGACACCATTTGCTGATGAGGCGGTAATGATAAACACATTAAGAGAGCATATACATAAACTTCCGGGAGTACTTATTCCTGAGGGAGTACGCTGTACCACAGATTTACAGGAAAGTTTGAAGGGAGCAGGCGTAATTGTCCTGGCTTTACCTTCTCAAACAGTACGGCAAAATGTAAGAGATATTGCAAAATTAGTCAAAGAAAACATAATTATAGTAAATTGTTCAAAAGGTCTTGAAATTTCCACAGGTTTCATGCTTTCGCAGGTCATCAGACAAGAAATACCCAATGCTAATATTGTTGCTCTTTCAGGTCCAAGCCATGCAGAAGAAATTGCCCGGGATATACCAACCGCCGTTGTTGCAGCATCAGAGGACAAGCAGGTGGCTGAATATGTGCAGGATATATTCATGTCTCCAAAGTTCAGGGTATATACCAGCCCTGACATCATTGGAGTTGAAATTGGGGGAGCCATAAAAAATGTAATTGCACTATGTGCCGGAATTTCCGATGGTCTGGGATATGGTGACAATACCAAAGCAGCTTTAATGACCAGAGGAATCGTAGAAATATCAAGACTTGGAAAGGCTATGGGGGCCAAATCTCAGACATTTACCGGTCTTACCGGGATTGGTGACCTCATAGTTACCTGTACCAGCATGCACAGCAGAAACAGGCGTGCAGGTATATTGATAGGTCAGGGGCGAACTCCTAAAGAAGCCCAGGAGGAAATAAAGATGGTTGTGGAAGGTATTAATACATGCAAACCTGCATGTACACTGGCACTAAGGCATAATGTTTCAATGCCAATTACATTCCAGGCCTATGAAATATTATTTAACGGAAAGAATCCCAAACAGGCTGTTGCAGAATTAATGACGAGAGATAGAACCCATGAAATAGAAGAGGTTGTATTAGAAAGTGACTGGTAA
- a CDS encoding AMP-binding protein, producing MGELLNITVGDLLDQIAEKYPDHDAVIYTDRPFRKTYSQFRDLCNQVAKGMIAMGIKKGDHVAIWATNYPEWILAQFATAKIGAVLVTVNTNYKVFETEYLLRQSDAKTLILIEGFKDSNYVDIIYQICPELKDCEPGKLNSSTLPYLKNVIYIGDKKYPGMYNWNNLYEMADQVTDEELYEIQKNLDVNDVINMQYTSGTTGFPKGVMLTHYNIVNNGKSIGDCMNLTYKDKLCIPVPFFHCFGCVLGVMACVTHGSTMVPIEYYQPLKVLEALQSEECTAVHGVPTMFIAMLEHPEFKKFKFTKLRTGIMAGSPCPVKVMKQVVEEMGASEITIAYGQTEASPVCTQTRYNDSFEHKVSTVGKALPNMECRVVDPNTNKEVPYGTPGEFVVRGYNVMKGYYKMPEATAQVIDSEGWLHTGDLATMDKDGYFKITGRIKDMIIRGGENIYPKEIEEFLYTHPKVKDVQVVGVPDKQYGEEIMACIILKDGAECTEDEIKEFVRSHMARHKTPKYVKFLSTFPMTASGKIQKFKLREMGIEEYGLQDAASIETA from the coding sequence ATGGGTGAATTATTAAATATAACGGTGGGCGATTTACTTGACCAGATTGCAGAAAAATATCCAGATCATGATGCAGTTATTTATACTGACCGGCCATTTAGAAAAACTTATTCACAGTTCAGGGATTTATGCAACCAGGTGGCTAAGGGTATGATTGCCATGGGCATAAAGAAAGGAGACCATGTTGCCATTTGGGCTACAAATTATCCTGAATGGATTCTTGCACAATTTGCCACTGCAAAAATTGGAGCTGTACTTGTAACCGTAAATACAAATTATAAGGTTTTTGAAACTGAATACCTTCTTAGACAGTCTGACGCCAAAACATTAATACTTATTGAAGGTTTTAAGGATTCAAATTATGTAGATATTATTTACCAGATTTGCCCTGAATTAAAGGATTGTGAACCCGGAAAACTTAATTCGTCAACTTTGCCTTATTTGAAAAATGTAATCTATATAGGCGATAAAAAATATCCCGGAATGTACAATTGGAACAATCTTTATGAAATGGCTGATCAAGTAACTGATGAAGAATTATATGAAATTCAGAAAAACCTTGATGTAAATGATGTTATAAACATGCAGTACACATCGGGTACCACCGGTTTTCCTAAGGGAGTAATGCTTACCCATTATAATATAGTAAATAACGGTAAATCTATTGGTGACTGTATGAACCTAACCTATAAAGATAAATTATGTATTCCGGTGCCTTTTTTCCACTGCTTCGGGTGTGTTCTAGGAGTTATGGCATGTGTAACTCATGGGTCAACCATGGTTCCTATTGAGTATTATCAGCCATTAAAAGTATTAGAGGCACTACAGAGTGAGGAATGTACAGCAGTACACGGCGTACCTACAATGTTTATTGCCATGCTGGAACATCCCGAATTTAAAAAGTTCAAATTTACCAAATTACGCACAGGAATTATGGCAGGATCACCTTGCCCTGTAAAAGTAATGAAGCAAGTTGTAGAAGAAATGGGAGCCTCAGAGATTACTATTGCCTATGGGCAGACTGAAGCTTCTCCAGTATGTACCCAGACCAGGTATAATGACTCTTTTGAACATAAAGTTTCAACAGTTGGAAAAGCATTGCCTAATATGGAATGCAGGGTAGTTGACCCCAATACAAATAAAGAAGTACCTTATGGAACTCCAGGAGAGTTCGTAGTAAGGGGTTATAATGTCATGAAGGGATATTATAAAATGCCTGAAGCAACCGCACAGGTTATTGATTCAGAAGGATGGCTTCACACAGGGGATCTTGCTACTATGGATAAAGACGGATATTTCAAGATAACAGGCCGTATAAAAGACATGATAATAAGAGGCGGAGAGAATATTTATCCAAAAGAAATAGAGGAATTTCTGTATACTCATCCTAAAGTAAAGGATGTGCAGGTTGTTGGTGTACCTGACAAGCAGTATGGCGAAGAGATAATGGCTTGTATTATATTAAAGGATGGCGCCGAATGTACGGAAGATGAGATAAAGGAATTTGTCAGATCTCATATGGCAAGGCATAAAACACCTAAATATGTTAAGTTTCTTAGCACTTTCCCAATGACTGCCAGTGGCAAAATACAAAAATTTAAATTAAGAGAAATGGGAATAGAGGAATATGGTTTGCAGGACGCTGCCTCTATAGAAACAGCTTAA
- a CDS encoding DUF512 domain-containing protein, giving the protein MKKQNAIVSHVLPGSIAEESGIEAGDIVVSVNGVKIEDVFDYRFLITNENIVLEVLKKHGEIWEIEIEKDEYEDLGIEFNNSLMDELKHCRNKCIFCFIDQLPKGMRDTLYFKDDDFRMSFLMGNYVTLTNIGEHEINKIIKYKLSPINISVHTTNPELRIYMLNNRFAGNILEKIRKLIEGGITINCQIVLCRDINDGKELDRTIQDLTQLCPGINSISVVPVGITKYRQNLFELKPFDRDSSEKVIEQISKWQKKLLNKYSSRAVYLADEFYIMAGKDIPGYDEYEDFPQIENGVGLIALMDFEVKQYFENILQNNNDKMISRHVSIATGVSAYEYIKKWADLIAGAIKGLKVDVYKIINRFFGENVTVAGLITGQDLFDQLKDKVLGEELLITKSMLKSGEEVFLDDYTLDMLRSKLNTKIISVDNKGEDFVNKILGTEVSYNSE; this is encoded by the coding sequence TTGAAAAAACAAAATGCGATTGTATCTCACGTTCTTCCAGGAAGTATTGCTGAAGAATCTGGAATTGAAGCCGGGGATATAGTAGTATCCGTTAATGGGGTAAAAATTGAGGATGTATTTGATTATAGATTTCTCATAACAAATGAAAACATTGTATTGGAAGTTTTAAAGAAACACGGTGAGATTTGGGAGATAGAGATCGAAAAAGATGAGTATGAAGATCTTGGCATTGAATTTAATAATTCATTGATGGATGAGTTAAAGCACTGCAGGAATAAATGTATATTTTGTTTTATAGACCAGCTTCCGAAAGGTATGCGTGATACCTTATACTTTAAAGATGATGATTTTAGAATGTCTTTTCTGATGGGCAATTATGTGACTTTAACAAATATTGGGGAGCATGAAATAAATAAGATTATAAAGTACAAGTTGTCTCCTATAAATATCTCTGTTCATACTACCAATCCTGAACTAAGAATATATATGCTTAACAATAGATTTGCAGGTAATATATTAGAAAAGATAAGAAAACTAATAGAAGGCGGTATAACTATAAACTGCCAGATAGTTTTATGCAGGGATATAAATGACGGGAAGGAACTTGACAGGACCATCCAGGATCTCACACAGTTATGCCCGGGCATTAATAGTATTTCTGTAGTCCCTGTAGGAATAACGAAATACAGGCAGAATTTATTTGAATTAAAACCCTTTGACCGGGATTCTTCAGAAAAGGTAATCGAGCAAATAAGTAAGTGGCAAAAAAAATTACTCAATAAATACAGCTCCAGGGCTGTTTACCTGGCAGATGAATTTTATATAATGGCTGGTAAAGATATTCCAGGATATGATGAATATGAGGATTTCCCTCAGATTGAAAATGGGGTAGGATTAATAGCCCTGATGGATTTCGAAGTAAAACAGTATTTTGAGAATATTTTGCAAAATAATAATGATAAAATGATATCAAGGCATGTAAGTATTGCAACGGGAGTTTCAGCTTACGAATATATAAAAAAATGGGCTGATCTGATAGCTGGTGCAATCAAAGGTCTGAAAGTGGATGTTTATAAGATAATAAACAGATTTTTTGGGGAAAATGTTACTGTTGCAGGGCTGATTACCGGCCAGGATTTATTTGATCAATTAAAGGACAAAGTTTTAGGAGAAGAGCTTCTTATAACAAAATCTATGCTAAAATCAGGAGAAGAAGTTTTTCTTGATGATTACACTTTGGATATGCTCAGAAGCAAACTGAATACAAAAATTATTTCAGTGGATAATAAGGGAGAAGATTTTGTAAACAAAATACTGGGAACAGAGGTGAGTTATAACAGTGAGTAA
- the plsY gene encoding glycerol-3-phosphate 1-O-acyltransferase PlsY, translating to MKMLLSIFCGILGYLLGSVNTSLVVGKFYGTDIRNHGSGNAGLTNSLRVLGKKAAFLVLLGDVLKGIVSCIIGSVAVGDIGLMAAGAGAILGHNWPVYFNFKGGKGVLVSASVFFMMDWRIALITLAIFILIVALTRYVSLGSIIGAIVFPIIAIIYKKDITFILFSAVIGLLAIVRHKSNIVRILNGTESKLSFKNSKK from the coding sequence ATGAAAATGTTACTGTCCATATTTTGCGGCATTTTGGGGTACCTGCTTGGTAGTGTTAACACTTCCCTTGTTGTTGGGAAATTTTATGGCACTGACATAAGAAATCATGGAAGTGGAAATGCAGGTCTGACAAACTCCTTAAGAGTCCTCGGCAAAAAGGCTGCCTTTCTTGTACTTCTGGGAGATGTTTTGAAGGGCATTGTTTCCTGCATAATTGGTTCTGTTGCAGTTGGAGATATAGGATTGATGGCTGCAGGTGCAGGAGCCATTCTTGGCCATAATTGGCCTGTTTATTTTAATTTCAAAGGCGGTAAAGGAGTACTTGTCTCTGCATCTGTATTTTTTATGATGGACTGGAGAATTGCTCTTATTACTCTAGCAATATTTATTCTTATAGTCGCTTTGACAAGGTATGTATCTTTAGGGTCAATTATTGGTGCCATTGTGTTTCCGATAATTGCTATAATCTATAAAAAAGATATAACTTTCATTTTATTTTCTGCTGTAATTGGATTACTAGCCATTGTTAGGCATAAATCAAATATAGTAAGAATATTGAATGGAACCGAATCCAAATTAAGTTTCAAGAACAGCAAAAAGTAA
- the rpmF gene encoding 50S ribosomal protein L32 translates to MANPKRRWSKARTGKRRSQWKLMMPTLATCPQCHELMLPHRVCKACGYYGGKEVVKKVEAK, encoded by the coding sequence ATGGCAAATCCGAAACGTAGATGGTCAAAAGCAAGGACCGGCAAGAGAAGGTCACAGTGGAAATTGATGATGCCGACATTGGCTACTTGTCCACAATGTCATGAACTTATGTTGCCTCATAGAGTATGTAAAGCCTGTGGCTACTATGGAGGAAAAGAAGTAGTAAAAAAGGTTGAAGCAAAATAA
- a CDS encoding homocysteine methyltransferase: MDFIEEINKRVLVYDGSKGYLLQKMGLKGGECPELWNVDRKDEVKKIYTSYRDAGADVIQTNTFQGNRYQLDKYGLGNRTYELNYEGTKLAKEVMGTRGFVAASIGPVGRLFEPSGDLTFNEAYSIYKEQVMAVADGGADIINFETFTDLADMRVALIAAKETCDLPVICSMAYEENGRTMMGSDPYLVTEVLKSLGADMVGVNCSFGPEHMIGIVTEMSRAGGIFFSVKPNAGLPEIVNGEVTYRANPDNFANLSQKFITFGARLIGGCCGTTPEFIKAIKEKIGDTEVYKAVSQDRIIITSLTKVIEVEKTENLRIGHLNVNKDAELLYALKKGSMDEIIDAVMDLIGSDYDAVYLNVDSAGGGKDLLGRVLDIAQGYVKDPFILETTSPEALEYALRLYRGKAGVVINDSNKNYQEELMEVAGLYGSTILNITV; the protein is encoded by the coding sequence ATGGATTTCATTGAAGAAATAAATAAAAGAGTACTTGTATATGATGGTTCAAAAGGTTATTTACTGCAAAAAATGGGGCTTAAGGGTGGAGAATGTCCTGAACTTTGGAATGTAGACCGAAAAGATGAAGTAAAAAAAATATATACGTCATACAGGGACGCTGGTGCAGATGTAATACAAACCAACACTTTCCAGGGAAACAGATATCAATTGGATAAATATGGCTTAGGTAATAGGACATACGAACTTAACTATGAGGGAACAAAGCTTGCTAAAGAAGTTATGGGGACGAGAGGTTTCGTCGCAGCTTCCATAGGACCTGTTGGAAGACTTTTTGAGCCTTCAGGGGATCTGACTTTTAATGAAGCATATAGTATTTATAAGGAGCAGGTTATGGCTGTAGCAGATGGAGGAGCAGACATAATTAACTTTGAAACATTTACAGATCTGGCAGATATGAGAGTTGCTCTCATTGCTGCAAAGGAAACCTGTGACCTTCCTGTTATATGTTCAATGGCATATGAAGAAAATGGCAGAACTATGATGGGATCAGATCCATATCTTGTAACCGAGGTACTAAAATCACTTGGAGCTGATATGGTAGGTGTTAACTGCTCTTTTGGCCCTGAACATATGATTGGCATAGTTACGGAAATGTCCAGGGCGGGTGGCATTTTTTTTAGCGTAAAGCCTAACGCTGGTTTGCCTGAAATTGTCAATGGCGAGGTTACATATAGAGCTAACCCTGATAATTTTGCAAATCTTTCTCAAAAGTTTATTACCTTTGGAGCAAGACTAATAGGCGGGTGTTGCGGTACTACACCTGAATTTATCAAGGCAATAAAAGAAAAAATTGGCGATACTGAAGTATATAAGGCGGTTTCTCAGGACAGGATAATAATAACGTCACTGACGAAGGTTATTGAGGTGGAAAAAACTGAAAATCTCAGGATTGGCCATTTAAACGTTAATAAGGATGCTGAACTGCTCTATGCTTTGAAAAAAGGGTCGATGGATGAAATTATTGATGCTGTTATGGACTTAATAGGTTCAGATTATGATGCTGTTTATTTGAATGTAGATTCAGCCGGAGGAGGAAAGGATCTATTGGGTAGAGTCCTGGATATTGCACAGGGCTATGTAAAAGATCCCTTTATACTTGAGACCACAAGTCCTGAAGCTTTAGAATACGCTCTGAGATTATACAGGGGTAAAGCCGGAGTTGTTATAAATGATTCAAACAAGAATTACCAAGAAGAGCTTATGGAAGTTGCAGGTTTGTACGGCAGTACTATTCTAAATATTACTGTATGA
- a CDS encoding aldose 1-epimerase, whose translation MLETYCCGTKVEKGSWQGEPSIKFCSGGYEAVMLPGVGANVVSLRNIDLDCDILRSPEEVNAFRGFPVVYGIPILFPPNRIEDGIFEAAGRKYVFPINEESRNNHCHGFLFYQKWETTRMEILPDGAAEVEVTFVADDSTDFYQYFPHEFKITIINRLSSEGLRQEITIENNSSSPMPMGFGFHTVFNFPFRKDSTKEDYRLIVSAGKLWELNDRMLPTGRLLTPYERYIPIRKEGINPGEFPMDGHFTAEPLHIGASEFHGAILRDTSKNIDLVYEVGEGFKHWMIWNADGNQGFVCPEPQTWAVNAPNIKLPPEVTGLYIIEPGKKWNDYCKIMVMKTEEV comes from the coding sequence ATGTTAGAAACATACTGTTGTGGAACAAAAGTAGAAAAAGGCTCCTGGCAGGGAGAACCATCAATAAAGTTTTGTTCTGGAGGATATGAGGCAGTCATGCTGCCTGGTGTAGGTGCAAATGTAGTAAGTTTGAGAAATATTGATCTGGATTGCGACATTTTAAGAAGTCCTGAAGAAGTCAATGCATTTAGAGGCTTTCCTGTAGTTTATGGTATTCCTATACTCTTTCCACCTAATAGAATTGAAGATGGAATTTTTGAAGCAGCCGGAAGAAAATATGTTTTTCCGATAAACGAAGAATCCAGGAATAACCATTGCCATGGTTTCTTATTCTATCAAAAGTGGGAAACCACCAGAATGGAAATACTTCCGGATGGAGCTGCAGAAGTGGAGGTAACCTTTGTTGCAGATGATTCTACCGATTTTTATCAATATTTCCCACATGAATTTAAGATTACCATCATTAACAGGTTATCCTCTGAAGGGCTCAGGCAGGAAATAACAATCGAAAATAACAGCAGTTCACCTATGCCAATGGGGTTTGGATTCCACACTGTTTTTAATTTTCCTTTCCGCAAGGATAGCACTAAGGAAGATTACCGCTTGATAGTCTCTGCAGGAAAACTATGGGAGTTAAACGACCGAATGCTTCCTACCGGCAGACTATTGACTCCTTATGAAAGGTACATACCTATTAGAAAAGAAGGAATTAATCCAGGAGAATTTCCTATGGACGGCCATTTTACAGCTGAACCTTTACATATTGGAGCAAGTGAATTTCATGGTGCAATACTGAGAGACACTTCAAAGAATATAGATCTGGTATATGAAGTGGGTGAAGGATTTAAACACTGGATGATATGGAATGCTGACGGAAACCAGGGCTTTGTATGCCCCGAGCCTCAAACATGGGCTGTAAATGCTCCTAATATTAAGCTGCCTCCCGAAGTAACAGGTCTATACATAATAGAGCCCGGTAAAAAGTGGAATGATTATTGCAAAATAATGGTTATGAAAACCGAGGAGGTTTAA
- a CDS encoding response regulator transcription factor, with the protein MKKISILIADDHSIIRQGIKQIIEHEEDIIVVAQASNGGEAIKLAREYKPDVVLMDINMPGIDGLQAIKELKSGVNSIKIIVLTIHEDREYLFKTLKMGVDGYVLKDAEPNVLIEAIRNVYKGQTYIQSNMTKELVKEFTRVTTREKRKDSVNNLTQRELQVLELITEGMINKEIAQRLYISEKTVKNHISSIFKKLNVSDRTQAAVYALKNNIRCSKY; encoded by the coding sequence ATGAAGAAAATAAGTATTTTGATTGCTGATGATCATAGTATTATTAGACAGGGTATCAAACAGATTATAGAGCATGAAGAAGATATCATAGTGGTTGCACAGGCATCCAACGGCGGTGAGGCAATAAAACTTGCCAGAGAATACAAACCAGATGTTGTCCTTATGGATATTAATATGCCGGGTATTGATGGTTTACAGGCAATCAAAGAACTAAAGTCAGGTGTAAATAGTATTAAAATAATAGTTCTCACTATTCACGAGGACAGAGAGTATTTATTCAAGACACTCAAAATGGGTGTGGACGGATATGTTCTCAAGGATGCTGAACCTAATGTTTTGATTGAAGCTATTAGAAATGTATACAAAGGACAAACTTACATACAGTCAAATATGACAAAAGAACTGGTGAAGGAATTCACAAGGGTTACTACCCGCGAAAAAAGAAAAGACAGTGTAAATAATCTCACGCAAAGGGAATTGCAGGTTTTGGAACTTATTACCGAAGGTATGATAAATAAAGAAATTGCCCAGCGCCTATATATAAGTGAAAAAACTGTAAAGAACCATATTTCAAGTATTTTCAAAAAATTGAACGTGTCCGACAGGACTCAGGCAGCCGTATATGCCCTAAAGAATAATATAAGATGTTCTAAATACTAA
- a CDS encoding ribosome biogenesis GTPase Der: MSKPIVAVVGRPNVGKSTFFNYIIGKRISIVEDTPGVTRDRIYAEAEWRNRKFMLIDTGGIEPYSEDIIMQQVKRQAEIAIETADVILFMVDGKEGITATDKEIATILRKTAKPVVLAVNKIDNVGNPPHEVYEFYNLGMGDFQIISSIHGLGMGDLLDEIYEHFPPENLENADDEYIKVAVIGKPNSGKSSLINRLLGEERVIVSDIPGTTRDAIDTYLEKGEDKFIFIDTAGIRRKSKITENIERYSTLRSWTAIERADVCLLMIDAVDGVTEQDARIAGYAHEQGKATIIIINKWDLIEKETGTLEKYKKKVTEKLSFMTYAPILFISAKTGQRTGKIFDLIKYVVDQATLRISTGMLNDVISEAIAMVQPPSDKGKNLKIYYANQVGVKPPSFVFFINDIELMHFSYERYLENQLRKNFGFEGSPIRLIMREKDKK, from the coding sequence GTGAGTAAGCCTATTGTTGCAGTAGTTGGAAGGCCGAATGTTGGGAAATCAACATTTTTTAATTATATAATTGGAAAGAGAATATCAATAGTAGAGGATACTCCAGGTGTTACAAGAGATAGAATATATGCAGAAGCTGAATGGAGAAACCGAAAATTTATGTTAATTGATACAGGTGGTATAGAGCCTTATTCTGAAGATATAATTATGCAGCAGGTAAAGAGACAAGCAGAAATAGCTATTGAAACTGCTGATGTTATATTGTTCATGGTTGATGGAAAAGAAGGAATTACTGCAACTGATAAGGAAATTGCCACTATTCTGAGAAAAACTGCGAAACCGGTGGTTCTTGCTGTTAATAAAATAGATAATGTGGGGAACCCTCCTCATGAGGTATATGAATTTTATAATCTTGGCATGGGAGATTTTCAAATAATCTCATCTATTCATGGGCTTGGAATGGGAGATTTACTTGATGAGATTTATGAACATTTTCCCCCCGAAAACCTGGAAAATGCAGATGATGAATATATAAAAGTTGCAGTAATAGGCAAACCTAATTCAGGCAAATCATCACTTATTAACAGGCTGCTTGGAGAGGAACGGGTTATTGTCAGCGACATTCCTGGGACAACAAGGGACGCGATAGATACATATCTTGAAAAAGGTGAAGATAAATTCATCTTCATAGATACCGCAGGCATCAGAAGAAAAAGCAAAATAACAGAAAATATTGAACGGTACAGTACTTTACGTTCATGGACAGCTATTGAAAGAGCTGATGTTTGTCTGTTAATGATAGACGCCGTAGATGGTGTAACAGAACAAGATGCCAGAATCGCAGGATATGCCCATGAGCAGGGTAAAGCTACAATTATTATTATAAATAAATGGGACCTGATTGAAAAAGAAACAGGTACCCTGGAGAAATATAAGAAAAAAGTAACAGAAAAGCTCAGTTTTATGACCTATGCTCCGATTTTATTTATATCAGCAAAAACCGGCCAAAGGACAGGCAAAATATTTGACCTTATAAAATATGTTGTTGACCAGGCAACTTTAAGAATATCCACCGGAATGCTAAATGATGTGATAAGTGAAGCAATTGCGATGGTCCAGCCGCCTTCTGACAAAGGAAAAAATCTGAAGATATATTATGCCAATCAAGTAGGTGTCAAACCACCTTCATTTGTATTTTTTATCAATGATATTGAGTTAATGCATTTTTCATATGAAAGGTATCTGGAAAACCAGTTAAGGAAAAATTTTGGTTTTGAAGGTTCACCTATAAGGTTGATCATGCGTGAAAAAGATAAAAAATAA
- a CDS encoding DUF554 domain-containing protein, which translates to MIGTGTIVNVAVVIAGGFIGSFIKRGLPERYKNIVVQAIGLSVFIIGISGTLQGMYKVIDGGNLDRQYLMTMIFSLIIGGLAGELINIEDKLDKIGIWFQNKFSREGGNFAQGFVTASLIFCVGAMAVVGSLEDGLTGNPSTLFAKSILDGVMAVILASTMGIGVAFSAIPVLVYQGSITLLAGLIKPLLTDTVVSQMSMVGSILILGIGINILEIKKIKVGNLLPALFVPLAYYMIILLWKTILGLV; encoded by the coding sequence ATGATCGGAACAGGAACAATAGTAAACGTTGCGGTAGTAATAGCAGGTGGTTTTATTGGATCATTCATTAAGAGAGGTCTGCCTGAAAGATATAAAAATATAGTTGTTCAGGCCATAGGACTTTCTGTATTTATAATAGGTATTTCAGGAACCTTACAAGGAATGTATAAAGTTATAGATGGTGGAAATCTTGACAGGCAATATCTCATGACAATGATTTTCAGCCTTATAATCGGAGGATTGGCAGGAGAACTTATTAATATAGAAGATAAACTTGATAAAATAGGTATCTGGTTTCAGAATAAATTTTCCCGTGAAGGAGGAAATTTTGCTCAGGGTTTTGTAACAGCAAGCCTTATTTTTTGTGTGGGTGCCATGGCTGTAGTAGGTTCCCTTGAAGACGGTTTGACGGGCAATCCTTCTACTTTGTTTGCTAAATCCATTCTAGATGGTGTTATGGCCGTTATCCTGGCATCTACAATGGGTATAGGTGTTGCATTTTCAGCCATACCAGTTTTGGTGTATCAAGGAAGTATAACATTGCTTGCCGGCCTTATAAAACCATTGCTTACTGATACAGTAGTGAGCCAGATGTCTATGGTTGGCAGCATTCTCATACTAGGCATAGGAATAAATATACTTGAAATAAAAAAGATTAAGGTAGGAAACTTGCTTCCGGCATTATTTGTTCCGCTAGCTTATTACATGATAATTCTTTTGTGGAAAACAATATTAGGTCTGGTTTAA